One region of Thermodesulfobacteriota bacterium genomic DNA includes:
- a CDS encoding OmpA family protein, whose product MRRRAHVVWAVLWGALLLGGGLANAAEPARKIELSPFFGGFLFDHDLDVGHKGVGGARLGYWLNDKWSLELSGEGVSSRTTDGRPLDYIQGHVDALYHLNYRKDQKLLPYLAVGAGVANYQYLSRINPDYSSRTDFDFLTNWGGGLKYLLTDWFALRVDARQPISWNRTNHHFMYTGGFSLLFGGKSAPPPPADSDGDGVPDDRDKCPDTPAGVTVDADGCPLDSDGDGVPDYLDKCPGTPAGVKVDASGCPLDSDGDGVPDYLDKCPGTPANVRVDASGCPLDSDGDGVPDHLDKCPGTPRGVRVDASGCPIVLDSDGDGVPDDRDKCPGTPAGVKVDADGCPLDSDGDGVPDYLDKCPGTPAGVKVDAGGCPLDSDGDGVPDYLDKCPGTPAGVKVDASGCPIQVETVELRINFDFDKADVKPEYLPQIEKVAAFLKANPDYTAVIEGHTDSQGPEEYNLRLSARRANAVAKILTDTYGISMERITAQSLGESRPIASNDTPEGRAQNRRIYAYMEKD is encoded by the coding sequence ATGAGGAGAAGAGCGCACGTCGTCTGGGCCGTGCTTTGGGGAGCCCTGCTCCTGGGGGGGGGGCTCGCGAACGCGGCGGAACCCGCTCGGAAGATCGAGCTCTCGCCCTTTTTTGGCGGTTTCTTGTTCGACCACGATCTCGACGTGGGGCACAAGGGAGTCGGCGGCGCCCGACTCGGGTATTGGTTGAACGACAAGTGGAGCCTGGAACTCTCGGGGGAGGGCGTCTCGAGCCGAACGACGGACGGCCGCCCCCTGGACTACATCCAGGGGCACGTGGACGCGCTCTATCACCTCAACTACCGCAAGGATCAGAAGCTCCTTCCCTACCTGGCCGTAGGGGCAGGGGTAGCGAACTACCAGTACCTGAGCAGGATCAACCCCGACTACAGCAGCCGTACGGACTTCGACTTCCTGACCAACTGGGGCGGCGGTCTCAAGTACCTGCTCACCGACTGGTTCGCCCTGCGGGTCGACGCCCGGCAACCCATATCGTGGAACCGGACCAACCACCACTTCATGTACACCGGCGGCTTCTCCCTGCTCTTCGGCGGCAAGTCCGCCCCCCCGCCGCCGGCCGATTCCGACGGCGACGGCGTCCCGGACGATCGGGACAAGTGCCCTGACACCCCGGCCGGCGTGACCGTCGACGCCGACGGCTGCCCGCTGGACAGCGACGGCGACGGCGTGCCCGACTACCTCGACAAGTGCCCCGGCACCCCGGCAGGAGTCAAGGTCGACGCCAGCGGCTGCCCGCTGGACAGCGACGGCGACGGCGTGCCCGACTACCTCGACAAGTGCCCCGGCACCCCCGCGAACGTGCGGGTCGACGCCAGCGGCTGCCCGCTGGACAGCGACGGCGACGGCGTGCCCGACCACCTCGACAAGTGCCCCGGCACCCCCAGGGGCGTCCGGGTCGATGCCAGCGGCTGCCCCATCGTGCTCGATAGCGACGGCGACGGCGTGCCCGACGACCGGGACAAGTGCCCCGGCACCCCGGCAGGGGTCAAGGTCGACGCCGACGGCTGCCCGCTCGACAGCGACGGCGACGGCGTGCCCGACTACCTCGACAAGTGCCCCGGCACCCCCGCGGGCGTCAAGGTCGACGCCGGCGGCTGCCCGCTGGACAGCGACGGCGACGGCGTGCCCGACTACCTCGACAAGTGCCCCGGCACCCCCGCGGGCGTCAAGGTCGACGCTTCCGGGTGCCCGATCCAGGTCGAGACCGTGGAGCTTCGGATCAACTTCGACTTCGACAAGGCCGACGTGAAGCCCGAGTACCTGCCCCAGATCGAGAAGGTGGCCGCCTTCCTGAAGGCGAACCCCGACTACACCGCGGTGATCGAGGGGCACACCGACAGCCAGGGCCCCGAGGAGTACAACCTGCGGCTCTCCGCGCGGCGGGCCAACGCCGTGGCCAAGATCCTGACCGACACCTACGGGATCTCCATGGAGCGCATCACGGCCCAGAGCCTGGGCGAGAGCCGGCCCATCGCCTCCAACGACACCCCGGAGGGCCGGGCGCAGAACCGGCGCATCTACGCATACATGGAAAAGGACTAG
- a CDS encoding Gx transporter family protein — MPAAYDDTSTPLPAGPHTHRLARLGLLIALAGAVQAAESLVPSPAPWFRLGLGNAVVLVVLHRWGPREGVWVAAGKVLVGSLLAGRLFSPAFLLSLGGTAAAAAAMAAALRASPPLGFVGISVLGAQAHVLAQLFLATLLLRTPALWSLLPLLGTLAVLAGCLTGFVAHRVVQVLGCGGGMTGRFDS; from the coding sequence ATGCCCGCCGCATACGACGACACTTCCACCCCCCTGCCCGCCGGCCCCCACACCCACCGGCTGGCGCGCCTGGGTCTCCTCATCGCCCTGGCGGGGGCCGTGCAGGCGGCCGAGTCACTGGTGCCGAGCCCCGCCCCCTGGTTTCGGCTCGGCCTGGGAAACGCCGTGGTCCTGGTCGTCCTGCACCGGTGGGGCCCCCGGGAGGGCGTCTGGGTGGCCGCGGGCAAGGTTCTGGTGGGGAGCCTCCTGGCGGGACGTCTCTTCTCCCCCGCCTTCCTCCTCTCCCTAGGCGGCACGGCCGCGGCCGCGGCGGCCATGGCCGCCGCCCTGCGGGCCTCCCCGCCGCTCGGGTTCGTGGGAATCAGCGTGCTGGGCGCACAGGCCCACGTGCTCGCACAGCTCTTCCTGGCCACCCTCTTGCTTCGCACCCCCGCCCTGTGGTCCCTCCTCCCCCTGCTGGGCACCCTGGCGGTTCTGGCCGGGTGTCTCACGGGATTCGTGGCGCACCGGGTGGTGCAGGTTCTCGGGTGCGGCGGTGGAATGACGGGCCGTTTCGACTCTTGA